CAATACATTTATCTCGCCATGGCTCTCGGGCCTCGCCATTTTCCTCTTTCTTTCCCTCGCCATGGTTAAGCGATTCAGCGAACTGGCAAACCTGCGCGAGCGCGGTATCGCCAACTCCCAGGGTCGCGGTTACCTGGTCTCCGACCTGGAACAGATCCGCGCCTTTGGCACTGCGAGCGCATACGCCGCAGTTGTCGTCTTTTCCCTGTATATCTCGCGGCCCGACGTTTCCGCGCTGTATCGCCACTCGGGACGCCTGTGGCTGATCGTGCCCATCATGCTCTATTGGCTGAACCGAGTCTGGCTGCTCGCCTCCCGCGGAGAACTCGACGAGGATCCTGTAGTCTTTGCCATCAGCGATCCCGTAAGTCTCATGCTTGCAGCGGGTACCGCCGTCCTTGCCATCTTCGCGATGGTCTAGGGAGTCTCCTCCTACCTCGAACGGCTCCCCTGAGCCACGCAAGGTATTGATGCATCTTCAGATGGTCTTGCTCCGTCTTATGGGACACATGCCTTTTTCGAACATCTGTTAGCGGAAATTCCGCCATTCCGTTTCCAACCCTTAGACTGAATTCAACTGCAACATCTTTTTTGCGAGTCTCGGGAGCGACAAGAAATTCTATGTGGATTGTCCGGCTTGCGTTACGGCGCCCTTATACCTTCGCCGTATTTGCCATCCTACTTCTGTTGATAGGCGCGTTCAGCATCCTTTCGATGCCAACCGATATCTTTCCGAACATAAACATCCCCGTCGTCAGCGTCGTCTGGCAGTACACCGGCCTCTCCGCCGAAGAGATGGCTAATCGCATCATCTCCAACAGCGAACGCGCCATGACCACCACGGTCAACGACATCGAGCACATTGAGTCTCAGTCGCTCAACGGCATCGGCGTCATCAAGATCTTTTTCCAGCCCCATGTCGATATCGGCTCGGCCGTCGCTGAAGTCACCGCCATCAGCCAGGTTCAGCTCCGCTCCCTCCCACCCGGAACGACCCCGCCGTTCATCATCCAGTACAACGCCTCCAGTGTCCCGGTCCTGCAGCTCGGCCTTTCCGGCCAGGGCCTCAGCGAGCAGCAGTTGGGCGATCTAGGCACCAACCTCATCCGCACCCAGCTCGCCACCGTCGAGGGCGCGTCACTTCCCTATCCCTACGGCGGCAAGCAGCGCCAGATCCAGGTCGACCTCGACCTGCACGCGCTGCAATCCAGGGGCCTGTCGCCCAGCGACGTCGTTAACGCCATTAATGCGCAGAATCTGATCGTTCCCTCCGGCACTATGAAAGTAGGGACCTACGAGTACGCAGTCGAAACCAACTCCGCGCCTCCTATCGTCGATGAGCTGAACAACCTGCCCATCCGGGCCGTCAACGGCGCGGTCGTTTATATCCGCGATGTGGCTCACGTCCGCGACGGCTTCCCGCCGCAGACCAATATCGTGCGCGTCGACGGCCAGCGCGCCGCGCTCATGAACATCCTCAAGACCGGCTCCGCGTCCACGCTGGACATCATTAGCGGCATCAAGGAAAAGCTGCCTGTCATCAAAGAGCGGATGCCTCCCCAGCTGCGCATCAACGCGCTCAACGATCAGTCCATCTTCGTCAAGGGAGCCATCAACGGGGTGGTTCGCGAGGCGATCATCGCCGCATGCCTAACCGGCGTCATGATCCTCATCTTTCTCGGCAGTTGGCGCTCCACGCTGATCATCGCGGTTTCCATTCCGCTCTCCATCCTCAGCTCACTCATCTGCCTCTCTGCCTTGGGCGAGACCATCAACATCATGACCCTCGGCGGCTTGGCCCTGGCCGTCGGCATCCTGGTCGACGACGCCACCGTCGAAATCGAAAACATCAACCGCAATCTCGAATCCGGCAAGGAGATCGAGCAGGCCATCCTCGACGGCGCTGCGCAGATCGCCGTCCCCGCCTTCGTCTCCACGCTCTCTATCTGCATCGTCTTCGTACCGATGTTCTTCCTGAGCGGCGTCTCGCGCTATCTCTTCGTGCCCCTCGCCGAAGCGGTCGTCTTCGCCATGCTCGCCAGCTACCTGCTCTCGCGAACCGTCGTGCCCACGATGGCCAAGTTCCTCCTCAAGGAGCACAGCGACGAAGATGCCGAGAAGCGCCGCACCAGCCGCAATCCCTTCATCGCCTTCCAGCGTGGCTTCGAGCACTACTTCGAAAAAATCCGCGGTGGCTACATCCGTCTGCTCACCTTCTGCGTCGATCACGCCACGCCATTCATCGTCGTCTTCCTGCTGATCTGCGCCGCATCCGTCGCTCTCATCGCGCCCTGGCTCGGGCAGGACTTCTTTCCCTCAGTCGACGCCGGGGCCTTCCGCATTCACGTCCGCGCTCACACCGGCCTGCGCATCGAGGAGACCGCAAATCTCTGCGATCACATCGACAAAGCCATCCGCCGCGAGATTCCCTCCAAGGAAGTTGTCACCATCATCGACAACATCGGCCTTCCCTACTCCGGCCTGAATCTCTCCTACTCGACCTCCGCACCCGTCGGAACGGCCGACGCAGACATCACAGTCCAGTTAACCGAGGACCACCACCCCACTGGCGCTTATGTCAATGACCTGCGCAAGTCCCTGGCCCGCGAGTTCCCAGGCGTCACCTTCTACGTGCTGCCTGTCGATATCGTCACCCAGATCCTCAACTTCGGTTTGTCCTCGCCCATTGACATCCAGGTCATCGGCCCCGACCTGCAGCACAATCGCATCTACGCCGAAAAGCTGCTCAATGACGTCAAGTACGTCGCCGGCACCGCCGACACACGCATCCAGCAGCCCTTCAACCTGCCCAAGTTCACCGTCAACGTCGACCGCACTCGCTCCGAGGAAGTGGGCCTGACCCAGCGTGACATCGCCGGCAGCCTCCTGGTGGCGCTCAGCGGCAGCTTCCAGACGACGCCGAACTTCTACCTGGACCCCAGA
This portion of the Acidicapsa acidisoli genome encodes:
- a CDS encoding efflux RND transporter permease subunit, with the protein product MWIVRLALRRPYTFAVFAILLLLIGAFSILSMPTDIFPNINIPVVSVVWQYTGLSAEEMANRIISNSERAMTTTVNDIEHIESQSLNGIGVIKIFFQPHVDIGSAVAEVTAISQVQLRSLPPGTTPPFIIQYNASSVPVLQLGLSGQGLSEQQLGDLGTNLIRTQLATVEGASLPYPYGGKQRQIQVDLDLHALQSRGLSPSDVVNAINAQNLIVPSGTMKVGTYEYAVETNSAPPIVDELNNLPIRAVNGAVVYIRDVAHVRDGFPPQTNIVRVDGQRAALMNILKTGSASTLDIISGIKEKLPVIKERMPPQLRINALNDQSIFVKGAINGVVREAIIAACLTGVMILIFLGSWRSTLIIAVSIPLSILSSLICLSALGETINIMTLGGLALAVGILVDDATVEIENINRNLESGKEIEQAILDGAAQIAVPAFVSTLSICIVFVPMFFLSGVSRYLFVPLAEAVVFAMLASYLLSRTVVPTMAKFLLKEHSDEDAEKRRTSRNPFIAFQRGFEHYFEKIRGGYIRLLTFCVDHATPFIVVFLLICAASVALIAPWLGQDFFPSVDAGAFRIHVRAHTGLRIEETANLCDHIDKAIRREIPSKEVVTIIDNIGLPYSGLNLSYSTSAPVGTADADITVQLTEDHHPTGAYVNDLRKSLAREFPGVTFYVLPVDIVTQILNFGLSSPIDIQVIGPDLQHNRIYAEKLLNDVKYVAGTADTRIQQPFNLPKFTVNVDRTRSEEVGLTQRDIAGSLLVALSGSFQTTPNFYLDPRNGVSYNIAVQSPQYNVQSVPDLQSLPVTLSSGAPLPPPISGASATAAPGSPQTVQVLSNLSSLAPGNELGTVSHYDIQPVLDIYANVDGADLGSVTRKIEAIVAKHKSEVPRGTQVVLRGQSETMAKSYIGLLVGLAFSILLVYFLIVINFQSWLDPFLIISALPAAITGIVWFLFITNTRLSVPALTGTIMCMGVATANSILVVSFAREQLEALVGDARKAALNAGFTRFRPVLMTALAMIIGMVPMALGLGDGGEQNAPLGRAVIGGLLLATVATLFFVPTFFSALHGRIEKNARRKRAYTQSTVVDEQFPEQI